The Tenebrio molitor chromosome 5, icTenMoli1.1, whole genome shotgun sequence genome has a segment encoding these proteins:
- the MICU1 gene encoding calcium uptake protein 1 homolog, mitochondrial isoform X2, whose amino-acid sequence MSAMYYRAAQLGFRAGRFSQVLSANYLKTSSHLRPALVPQSTLDTFEQKRYYKNFGHKPEKTPTFTKIWYTFIITTLILSAIDHRWVRRNFFPSVKAESEKIGENPDVDEAAEGSEDEKKKKHRKEKIGFRDRKIIEYENRMRAYSTPDKIFRYFATVRLIYTDVTEVYMTPHDFVRAITPGMKQPDGLGLDQYKRYDPKVVQQKLELTLDEDSIFYRLGSSGLITFSDYIFLLTVLSTSRRHFEIAFRMFDLNGDGDVDCEEFEKVATLIRQQTSIGSRHRDHANTGNTFKGVNSALTTYFFGPNLKGKLTIEKFLDFQEKLQKEILSLEFRRKHPNENGNISEADFTELLLAYAGYPQKKKARMLKRVKKTFRDHGQGISKQDYLNFFHFLNNINDVDTALTFYHIAGASIDQATLKHVAKTVAHVDLSDHVIHVVFTIFDENLDGQLSNKEFIAVMKNRLLRGLEKPKDTGFIKFMQSVLKCAKETKPALLDI is encoded by the exons ATGTCCGCGATGTATTATCGTGCGGCACAACTTGGCTTCAGAGCGGGTCGCTTCAGTCAAGTCTTGAGCGCAAACTATTTAAAAACCAGTAGCCATTTAAGACCTGCTCTTGTTCCGCAGAGCACGTTGGATACTTTTGAACAGAAGCGGTATTATAAGAATTTCGGGCACAAACCCGAAAAGACACCAACATTTACAAAGATCTGGTACACCTTTATAATAACGACTCTGATTTTGTCAGCGATCGACCATAGATG GGTGAGgcgtaatttttttccatccGTGAAGGCGGAGAGCGAAAAAATTGGCGAAAACCCCGACGTCGACGAGGCAGCGGAGGGTTCCGAAgacgaaaagaaaaaaaaacaccgtaaagaaaaaattggatTCCGGGATCGCAAA ATAATAGAGTATGAGAATCGTATGAGAGCGTATTCCACACCAGACAAAATTTTTCGGTATTTTGCGACGGTCAGACTGATTTATACCGACGTGACCGAAGTCTACATGACTCCCCATGATTTCGTTCGGGCCATAACACCAGGGATGAAACAGCCTGATG GTTTGGGCCTAGACCAGTACAAACGTTACGATCCGAAA GTGGTGCAACAAAAGTTAGAGCTCACTTTAGACGAAGACAGCATCTTCTACAGACTGGGAAGTTCCGGTCTCATCACCTTTTCCGACTACATTTTTCTACTCACCGTTCTGTCCA CTTCGAGACGCCACTTCGAGATCGCTTTCCGAATGTTCGACTTGAACGGAGACGGCGACGTGGACTGCGAAGAGTTCGAAAAAGTGGCCACTTTGATCAGACAGCAGACGAGCATCGGGTCGAGGCACAGGGATCACGCCAACACGGGAAACACGTTCAAA GGGGTGAATTCGGCCTTGACCACGTACTTCTTCGGTCCCAACCTGAAAGGGAAGTTGACCATCGAGAAGTTTCTCGATTTCCAAGAGAAACTCCAAAAGGAAATCTTGAGCTTGGAATTTCGCCGGAAACATCCAAACGAAAACGGTAACATCAGCGAAGCCGACTTCACAGAGTTGTTGCTGGCCTACGCCGGATATCCGCAGAAGAAGAAGGCGAGGATGTTGAAGAGAGTAAAAAAGAC TTTCAGGGATCACGGACAGGGCATCTCGAAACAAgactatttgaattttttccattttttaaataacatcaACGACGTGGATACCGCTTTGACTTTTTACCACATAGCCGGGGCTTCGATCGACCAAGCCACTCTTAAACACGTCGCCAAGACTGTAGCTCACGTCGACCTCAGTGATCACGTCATTCACGTCGTTTTCACCATCTTCGATGAGAACT TGGATGGACAACTCAGCAATAAGGAGTTCATCGCTGTCATGAAAAATAGACTGTTGAGGGGTCTCGAAAAACCCAAAGACACgggttttattaaatttatgcaGTCAGTTTTGAAGTGTGCCAAAGAAACCAAACCCGCATTGTTAgatatttaa
- the MICU1 gene encoding calcium uptake protein 1 homolog, mitochondrial isoform X1 translates to MSAMYYRAAQLGFRAGRFSQVLSANYLKTSSHLRPALVPQSTLDTFEQKRYYKNFGHKPEKTPTFTKIWYTFIITTLILSAIDHRWVRRNFFPSVKAESEKIGENPDVDEAAEGSEDEKKKKHRKEKIGFRDRKIIEYENRIRHYSTPDKVFRYFATLQVQGPTVDQHEIYMTPDDFLRSMTPGLKQPDGLGLDQYKRYDPKVVQQKLELTLDEDSIFYRLGSSGLITFSDYIFLLTVLSTSRRHFEIAFRMFDLNGDGDVDCEEFEKVATLIRQQTSIGSRHRDHANTGNTFKGVNSALTTYFFGPNLKGKLTIEKFLDFQEKLQKEILSLEFRRKHPNENGNISEADFTELLLAYAGYPQKKKARMLKRVKKTFRDHGQGISKQDYLNFFHFLNNINDVDTALTFYHIAGASIDQATLKHVAKTVAHVDLSDHVIHVVFTIFDENLDGQLSNKEFIAVMKNRLLRGLEKPKDTGFIKFMQSVLKCAKETKPALLDI, encoded by the exons ATGTCCGCGATGTATTATCGTGCGGCACAACTTGGCTTCAGAGCGGGTCGCTTCAGTCAAGTCTTGAGCGCAAACTATTTAAAAACCAGTAGCCATTTAAGACCTGCTCTTGTTCCGCAGAGCACGTTGGATACTTTTGAACAGAAGCGGTATTATAAGAATTTCGGGCACAAACCCGAAAAGACACCAACATTTACAAAGATCTGGTACACCTTTATAATAACGACTCTGATTTTGTCAGCGATCGACCATAGATG GGTGAGgcgtaatttttttccatccGTGAAGGCGGAGAGCGAAAAAATTGGCGAAAACCCCGACGTCGACGAGGCAGCGGAGGGTTCCGAAgacgaaaagaaaaaaaaacaccgtaaagaaaaaattggatTCCGGGATCGCAAA ATAATTGAGTATGAGAACCGCATTCGACACTATTCCACTCCCGATAAAGTTTTCCGCTATTTCGCCACACTCCAGGTGCAAGGACCGACAGTCGATCAGCATGAGATTTACATGACTCCCGACGACTTTTTGCGATCTATGACACCTGGTCTCAAACAGCCAGATG GTTTGGGCCTAGACCAGTACAAACGTTACGATCCGAAA GTGGTGCAACAAAAGTTAGAGCTCACTTTAGACGAAGACAGCATCTTCTACAGACTGGGAAGTTCCGGTCTCATCACCTTTTCCGACTACATTTTTCTACTCACCGTTCTGTCCA CTTCGAGACGCCACTTCGAGATCGCTTTCCGAATGTTCGACTTGAACGGAGACGGCGACGTGGACTGCGAAGAGTTCGAAAAAGTGGCCACTTTGATCAGACAGCAGACGAGCATCGGGTCGAGGCACAGGGATCACGCCAACACGGGAAACACGTTCAAA GGGGTGAATTCGGCCTTGACCACGTACTTCTTCGGTCCCAACCTGAAAGGGAAGTTGACCATCGAGAAGTTTCTCGATTTCCAAGAGAAACTCCAAAAGGAAATCTTGAGCTTGGAATTTCGCCGGAAACATCCAAACGAAAACGGTAACATCAGCGAAGCCGACTTCACAGAGTTGTTGCTGGCCTACGCCGGATATCCGCAGAAGAAGAAGGCGAGGATGTTGAAGAGAGTAAAAAAGAC TTTCAGGGATCACGGACAGGGCATCTCGAAACAAgactatttgaattttttccattttttaaataacatcaACGACGTGGATACCGCTTTGACTTTTTACCACATAGCCGGGGCTTCGATCGACCAAGCCACTCTTAAACACGTCGCCAAGACTGTAGCTCACGTCGACCTCAGTGATCACGTCATTCACGTCGTTTTCACCATCTTCGATGAGAACT TGGATGGACAACTCAGCAATAAGGAGTTCATCGCTGTCATGAAAAATAGACTGTTGAGGGGTCTCGAAAAACCCAAAGACACgggttttattaaatttatgcaGTCAGTTTTGAAGTGTGCCAAAGAAACCAAACCCGCATTGTTAgatatttaa
- the LOC138131502 gene encoding polycystin family receptor for egg jelly-like: MLIIQIIIVLLLSVEEVRSQIKGYPQIENCQTNYTVAKTIQFPNKQKIQLFISWSPRKIIDKYPDIIYDNYTWNYRITRVNGPDEIPIKIRDGWLSRAGAILTIPEYGLTPGYYRIYPTAKPNNPKLPLPRRTKCNIFFKAVKPVVVISGGSYKTVPPHTEIELSGEESFDPNKKLLSNEGLVYTWTCKQKKAPTFCSKKPVSTSSKLTIPAKYVEQDDEIEVTLEVETAGDNMGSFTKSAKLMLTIVVLENAAHLEMSCEKNCPPVSDTSNYEFITFMKVRCVGKCVNIKNDDYEWTVEPKEKDDTFKFDYAKDTHFGRNTYKFVIAKNVLKPGTYIVTVVLKETSDQVGKAIKELTFPGTPSVDICGTLPNSGTTSVTLFKIQCRQKHFTEPNFYELYAKSKKDPTKIELIMDGSFPLVMEKKFLLPTSDDYNFFVRIIKENGPPKELPVTPKVTSVISDQQPKEFINSLTELYGGKNPDQSIIAQLNSKSKDRKALAIQKFRSVVNEVVKKEFKDEELSEFVQNLKFKVVEDMLNAPFKSVNEIVQMSESISKLMVHNDDLLESEPLLAKFTTTICKKMLDKHVELVQNEKFPLNLGEKTNKVSSTLTTCLESNTNPNYKIVKPVDHNVTTEEPVYDEPLVTENYADYVDFNDEYYKNMEYLKESTFNIVNSSGLSAKVIAMTTAIGEHFIESFGRKSSTIVAKDYGKFLAQTQVRSRGVVLTPSQDFVDDEHPYDILMSTWSKDLMWWNPGKTKVATDIASIEFWHSTCKERVKHFNKSAQVFLTLNKEKKLPDIVTDTLTIPAGYTSLSDEDLSRKIKVRRITLPKNVALYVEFLNVSKLEALEVVITNYKFPSTDDFRNESTLETRKSTFHEFINEEDYNIWCYVGVLASKDVVAETSLNSLTYDLQLIMTCCIRWIEFNNSWVPTCKPGKEANATLIHCECTNFSVIAGYVQSVGSILQEVELPELELELQACYVIFTTVAVTFAFYCCGLIFVLIKRSSPVYFLADNNRKHRFAYLIVVKTGIGRRAGTTSNVIIRLVGGKASSDPHVLNYPDPKLRLLQRFGKDIFILTTEHHLGDLLKIELWFDCTGPNPEWYCTDILVYDMQQRSEWYFSVKRRLTVVKGKSHISLTPTGKEPFHWTTFLLQFKFAQKYHTWYLWQSEDNFSLVKKLTVIFSAILMTYMVSLILHGVPSLHLKDGLDYPYYAIDVFTVFVAVVGSFLSFVVHIVIAYCFRFSKKQFSKYHFDDEMSFYVTLTCWLLLALLVTINTSFLIVLGFWVPFNRSLLWLTSCLIGIWCAVLIYETIFLFVQNILCKFELRYNISKRFNDIWIATEGQRWFLYKQLGDVLLRPYFKHLYKPMQTVEVKAKRVTVQRRRYVVHELEDLIMFSIYIVVLYIVILANKDSLIIRSKILLEELLEGVHTRTLGFHGMESVNDVYEYINTTLIPSLQPVRWYGNFVVSDPALMLDMTNKYIGVARLRQQRIKANVCRIAEPMKFLNISCHPELSLHLMETRRYGYGWGHFSEYLKFDRLRSIWQYSPEHKTGTFGTFGEFSVYPGGGYVGYLGRTLYNSHANFRKLAQKFWVDHKTRNIFIEFLTYNADYNVFNSVKLLFEQSASGYSFKNVEVDAVRMLFVQNEVQKITALFFVLFVLWVFVLSFKQTKGLIQKFRTFYKDVWFLVDFLIVLMSVVCIGLFILRMRSIGHYLDVLEKVKHNEFLNYFYLFYLEDFLKMFAATLVCIATVRLWKFLRFAMMFRVLERTLSMSVAPILSISLVFFVVVVGTSMAFVLLYGNYFDNIHTIVKTMRLLVTMSFKASEVSMSKFIDYPLAVFLFVVYGIILQIFFLIYIIIIVMAYSQAQMVFSTEVATYNIKHYVQEQVRYIPKFIKYKYTRLKAGQAHQDKVEAKPDKFVYSGSFSVPTARMTTMKYIMKCVIRNMKPKTKHTLTTHDVNMMSGLGRQLLLKSQVEEVEVFFKGRIKGKKILLIDEDRIFKIAKIVNLLLQEKPPEMSKGDTRNKIRSDRRVELIRKNQNTLKTCSLKLKLVLRKINSVELKFSKIINTLRSVK; encoded by the exons ATGTTAATTATCCAAATAATTATCGTTCTGTTATTAAGTGTGGAAGAGGTTCGATCTCAAATAAAAGGATATCCACAAATAGAAAACTG TCAAACAAACTATACTGTAGCTAAAACTATTCAATttccaaataaacaaaagatacaattatttataagtTGGTCTCCCAGAAAGATAATCGATAAATATCCAGATATAATCTACGACAATTACACCTGGAATTATAGAATCACGCGAGTGAATG GGCCCGATGAAATACCTATAAAAATCCGCGACGGCTGGTTGAGCCGAGCAGGTGCAATTCTTACGATACCCGAGTACGGATTGACCCCCGGTTATTACAGAATTTATCCTACCGCTAAACCCAACAATCCC AAACTACCTCTTCCTAGACGAACCAAATGcaacatatttttcaaagcggTGAAACCGGTGGTGGTCATATCTGGTGGCAGTTACAAGACGGTGCCCCCACACACCGAAATTGAATTGAGCGGCGAAGAATCATTCGATCCGAACAAAAAACTTCTCTCGAACGAGGGACTGGTCTATACGTGGACTTGCAAGCAGAAGAAAGCGCCGACTTTCTGTTCGAAAAAGCCGGTCTCGACCAGTAGCAAACTAACGATTCCCGCCAAGTACGTGGAGCAAGATGACGAGATCGAGGTCACGCTGGAAGTGGAAACCGCCGGTGACAACATGGGCAGCTTCACCAAGTCGGCAAAACTGATGCTAACGATTGTAGTTCTGGAAAACGCGGCTCATTTGGAAATGTCGTGCGAAAAAAACTGTCCTCCGGTTTCCGACACGTCGAATTACGAGTTTATCACGTTCATGAAAGTGCGATGCGTGGGCAAGTGTGTCAACATCAAGAACGACGACTACGAATGGACCGTCGAGCCCAAAGAGAAGGACGACACGTTCAAATTTGACTACGCGAAGGACACGCATTTTGGACGCAACacttacaaatttgtcattgcGAAGAACGTGCTCAAACCGGGGACGTACATCGTGACGGTGGTGCTCAAAGAAACGTCCGACCAAGTGGGGAAAGCCATCAAGGAGCTCACGTTTCCGGGGACGCCGAGCGTCGATATATGCGGAACGTTACCCAACAGCGGTACCACCAGTGTAACGCtgttcaaaattcaatgtcGACAAAAGCACTTCACGGAGCCAAATTTTTACGAATTGTACGCGAAGAGCAAAAAGG aTCCGACGAAGATTGAATTAATCATGGATGGTAGTTTCCCTCTCGTCATGGAGAAAAAGTTTTTGTTGCCTACGTCAGACGATTATAACTTCTTTGTGAGGATTATCAAGGAGAACGGTCCGCCCAAAGAACTACCGGTGACACCCAAAGTAACATCTGTCATCAGTGATCAACAACCCAAAGAGTTCATAAACTCTTTGACGGAACTGTATGGCGGTAAGAATCCAGACCAGTCGATAATCGCTCAACTGAACAGCAAAAGCAAAGACAGAAAAGCGTTGGCAATTCAAAAATTCCGCTCTGTGGTTAACGAAGTGGTCAAGAAGGAATTCAAAGACGAGGAACTTTCTGAATTCGTCCAGAACCTCAAATTTAAGGTTGTCGAAGACATGTTAAAT GCACCGTTCAAATCAGTCAACGAAATTGTACAGATGAGCGAGTCCATCTCCAAGCTGATGGTTCACAATGACGACTTGCTCGAATCGGAACCCTTACTCGCCAAGTTTACCACTACCATATGCAAAAAGATGTTGGACAAGCACGTGGAGTTGGTACAGAACGAGAAGTTTCCTCTCAATCTCGGCGAAAAAACCAACAAAGTGTCGAG TACTTTGACAACATGTTTGGAAAGCAACACCAACCCAAATTATAAAATCGTCAAGCCGGTTGATCACAACGTCACCACCGAGGAACCAGTCTACGACGAGCCCCTCGTCACCGAGAACTACGCCGATTACGTAGACTTCAATGACGAGTATTACAAAAACATGGAATAC TTGAAAGAGTCCACTTTCAACATCGTCAACTCCTCCGGTCTTTCTGCGAAAGTAATAGCGATGACCACTGCGATCGGCGAACACTTCATCGAATCTTTTGGGCGTAAAAGTTCAACCATTGTGGCCAAAGACTACGGGAAATTCTTGGCGCAAACTCAGGTGCGCTCAAGAGGCGTGGTTTTGACACCGTCTCAAGATTTCGTCGACGACGAACATCCTTACGACATTTTG ATGTCCACCTGGAGTAAAGATCTGATGTGGTGGAATCCTGGAAAGACGAAAGTGGCAACTGATATTGCCAGTATCGAATTTTGGCATTCGACTTGCAAAGAACGAgtcaaacattttaataaatcggCTCAAGTCTTTCTTACGCTAAACAAGGAGAAGAAGCTACCTGATATTGTCACAGATACTTTGACTATTCCGGCAGGTTATACTAGCTTATCCGATGAAGATTTAAGCCGTAAGATCAAAGTGCGACGAATAACTCTTCCTAAAAATGTAGCTCTTTACGTAGAATTTCTCAACGTTTCCAAACTGGAAGCTCTGGAA GTCGTCATTACAAATTACAAGTTTCCATCGACAGACGATTTTCGAAATGAGAGCACACTCGAAACTCGGAAAAGTACTTTTCACGAGTTTATCAACGAAGAAGATTACAACATCTGGTGTTACGTCGGTGTCCTGGCTAGCAAAGACGTCGTCGCTGAAACTTCGCTCAACTCCTTAACTTACGATTTACAACTTATAATGACTTGTTGCATTCGTTGGATCGAGTTCAACAACTCGTGGGTGCCAACTTGCAAG CCAGGGAAAGAAGCCAACGCCACCCTTATCCACTGCGAGTGCACAAACTTTTCAGTTATTGCCGGTTACGTACAGAGCGTAGGATCGATACTACAAGAAGTGGAACTACCAGAACTCGAATTAGAACTCCAGGCTTGTTACGTCATTTTTACGACGGTTGCTGTAACTTTCGCATTTTACTGTTGCGGTCTGATTTTCGTATTAATAAAAAGAAGT AGCCCAGTCTATTTCCTAGCGGATAACAACAGAAAGCATCGCTTTGCTTATTTAATAGTTGTAAAAACAGGAATAGGACGTCGTGCCGGAACTACTTCTAACGTGATTATTAGATTGGTCGGTGGTAAAGCTTCCAGCGAT CCACACGTGTTAAATTATCCTGACCCTAAACTGCGTCTGCTGCAAAGATTTGGAAAAGATATATTCATTTTGACGACAGAGCACCATCTGGGCGATCTGTTGAAGATTGAATTATGGTTTGACTGCACGGGACCCAACCCCGAATG GTATTGTACCGACATCTTGGTTTACGACATGCAGCAACGTTCCGAGTGGTACTTTAGCGTAAAAAGACGACTGACTGTAGTTAAAGGGAAATCGCATATTTCTTTGACCCCGACAGGAAAGGAACCGTTCCATTGGACAACGTTTTTGCTCCAGTTCAAATTCGCGCAGAAGTATCACACGTGGTACTTGTGGCAAAGCGAGGACAATTTTTCTTTGGTGAAAAAATTaactgtaatattttctgCAATTTTGATGACTTACATGGTGTCTCTTATACTGCACGGAGTACCATCGTTACATTTGAAAGACGGTCTCGACTATCCTTACTACGCGATCGACGTTTTCACTGTTTTTGTTGCGGTGGTCGGTTCTTTTCTAAGTTTTGTGGTTCACATCGTTATAGCTTATTGCTTTCG attttccaaaaagCAGTTTTCCAAGTACCATTTTGATGATGAGATGTCATTTTACGTTACACTAACTTGTTG GTTGTTGCTCGCGCTACTAGTGACTATTAATACATCTTTCTTGATTGTCTTGGGATTTTGGGTACCATTTAATCGCAGTTTGTTGTGGTTGACTTCTTGTCTTATTGGCATCTGGTGTGCTGTGTTGATTTACGAAACCATCtttctttttgttcaaaatattttatgcaaatttgaattgaGGTACAACATAAGTAAAAGATTCAACGATATATGGATTGCAACAGAAGGACAGAGATGGTTTTTGTACAAACAGTTGGGCGATGTACTTTTAAGGCCGTACTTCAAACACTTGTACAAACCGATGCAAACGGTTGAAGTCAAA GCAAAACGTGTCACTGTTCAACGTCGACGTTACGTTGTCCACGAGTTAGAAGATTTGATCATGTTTAGTATCTACATAGTCGTTCTGTACATTGTAATTCTGGCAAATAAAGACAGTCTTATTATACGCAGCAAGATATTACTAGAAGAACTGTTGGAAGGGGTCCACACTAGAACCTTGGGTTTCCACGGCATGGAATCGGTGAACGA CGTGTACGAATACATAAACACCACGCTGATTCCATCCCTGCAACCGGTCAGATGGTACGGAAATTTCGTAGTGTCCGATCCTGCCCTGATGTTGGATATGACCAACAAATACATCGGAGTTGCCAGACTCCGACAGCAACGAATCAAAGCGAACGTTTGCCGAATCGCGGAACCGATGAAATTCCTAAACATCTCGTGCCATCCAGAACTTTCCTTGCACCTGATGGAAACCAGAAGATACGGCTATGGATGGGGTCATTTCTCGGAATATCTAAAATTCGACAGGTTGCGTTCCATATGGCAGTACAGCCCGGAACACAAAACTGGAACTTTCGGCACTTTCG GGGAGTTCAGTGTTTATCCCGGGGGTGGCTACGTCGGTTACTtgggacgcaccctctacaaCTCGCACGCCAATTTCAGGAAACTTGCGCAAAAGTTTTGGGTGGACCACAAAACCAGGAACATATTTATCGAGTTTCTGACGTATAACGCCGACTACAACGTGTTCAATTCGGTGAAGTTGTTGTTTGAGCAAAGTGCTTCTGGTTATTCGTTCAAAAACGTCGAG gttGATGCCGTGAGAATGCTCTTCGTCCAAAACGAAGTCCAGAAGATAACTGCGTTATTTTTCGTTCTTTTTGTTCTTTGGGTGTTCGTGCTCTCCTTCAAACAGACAAAGGGGTTGATTCAAAAGTTCCGGACGTTCTATAAAGATGTTTGGTTTTTGGTAGACTTCCTGATCGTTTTAATGAGTGTCGTTTGCATAGGCTTGTTCATTCTGAGAATGAGGAGTATCGGACATTATCTTGACGTACTGGAGAAAGTGAAACACAACGAGTTTTTGAACTACTTCTACCTTTTTtatttggaagattttttgaaGATGTTCGCCGCTACCTTGGTGTGCATCGCTACAGTTCGTCTTTGGAAGTTTCTCAGGTTTGCTATGATGTTCAGAGTTTTGGAACGGACTTTATCTATGTCTGTTGCACCTATTCTGTCCATCAGTTTGGTCTTTTTCGTGGTGGTGGTGGGTACCAGTATGGCATTTGTTCTCTTGTATGGCAATTATTTCGATAACATACACACCATAGTGAAAACTATGAGGCTGTTGGTTACGATGTCTTTCAAAGCTAGTGAGGTGTCAATGTCCAAGTTTATCGATTATCCACTggctgtttttctatttgttgTATATGGAATTATACTTCAAATCTTTTTTCTGAtttatataataattattgtgatGGCTTATTCGCAAGCACAAATGGTATTTTCCACCGAAGTTGCCACGTACAACATTAAACACTACGTTCAAGAACAAGTCAGATACATcccaaaatttattaaatataaatacacaCGTCTCAAAGCGGGACAAGCACATCAAGACAAAGTGGAAGCCAAACCcgataaatttgtttattcGGGAAGTTTCTCCGTCCCCACAGCTAGAATGACCACCATGAAATATATCATGAAGTGTGTCATAAGAAACATGAAACCCAAGACGAAGCACACCCTTACAACTCACGACGTTAATATGATGTCAGGGTTGGGTCGACAGCTTTTGTTGAAAAGTCAAGTTGAAGAGGTGGAAGTGTTCTTCAAAGGGCGGATAAAaggcaaaaaaattttactgatCGATGAAGATCGAATTTTCAAGATCGCCAAAATTGTTAATCTGTTACTGCAAGAAAAACCGCCGGAAATGTCCAAGGGTGATACTCGAAACAAAATCAGATCGGATCGACGCGTTGAGTTAATTCGAAAAAACCAAAACACCCTCAAAACGTGCAGTCTAAAGTTGAAATTAGTTTTACGTAAAATTAATAGTGTCGAgttgaaattttctaaaataataaatacgttAAGATCCGTTAAATAG